Proteins from a genomic interval of Kitasatospora herbaricolor:
- a CDS encoding alpha/beta hydrolase: MDPAVALIGSTLNATSLLSPRAAGRGAFEIFLRPGRRGRVRPAEREVHERAVTEELIVHGKRVVTYRWGDGARPVLLLHGWQSRASRYAALIPRLRTLGLTPVSFDAPGHGDSGGRTTTILEYREAIRQLQDRHGDFDAVVAHSFGVTCAFLALRGGVRAGRLVAVAGVGEFGYLPARFAAGLGLHARVERELRRRIEQVLFAGTDDVWEHFDAAHDPGAVPLPILAVHDEGDAVARIGQAHRLKAAYGDRLQLLTTTGLGHSRILTAPAVIDNIVGFLDEARTEARTGGPADGRAGAGAGARDGAEAAAGAATG, translated from the coding sequence ATGGATCCGGCCGTCGCACTCATCGGCAGCACCCTCAACGCCACGTCGCTGCTCTCGCCCCGCGCGGCGGGGCGCGGCGCCTTCGAGATCTTCCTGCGCCCCGGCCGGCGGGGCCGGGTGCGTCCCGCCGAACGCGAGGTGCACGAACGTGCGGTCACCGAGGAGCTGATCGTCCACGGCAAGCGGGTGGTGACCTACCGCTGGGGCGACGGCGCCCGGCCCGTCCTGCTGCTGCACGGCTGGCAGTCCCGGGCCTCCCGCTACGCGGCCCTGATACCCCGGCTGCGCACGCTCGGCCTCACCCCGGTCTCCTTCGACGCGCCCGGCCACGGCGACTCCGGCGGCCGGACCACCACGATCCTGGAGTACCGCGAGGCGATCCGGCAGCTGCAGGACCGCCACGGGGACTTCGACGCCGTCGTCGCGCACTCCTTCGGGGTCACCTGCGCCTTCCTGGCGCTGCGCGGGGGCGTCCGGGCCGGGCGGCTGGTCGCGGTGGCCGGCGTCGGCGAGTTCGGTTACCTCCCGGCCCGCTTCGCCGCCGGGCTCGGCCTGCACGCCAGGGTCGAGCGGGAGCTGCGGCGCCGGATCGAGCAGGTGCTGTTCGCCGGGACGGACGACGTCTGGGAGCACTTCGACGCCGCCCACGACCCGGGCGCCGTCCCGCTGCCGATCCTCGCCGTGCACGACGAGGGGGACGCCGTCGCCCGGATCGGCCAGGCGCACCGGCTCAAGGCGGCGTACGGGGACCGCCTGCAGCTGCTGACCACCACCGGACTCGGCCACAGCCGGATCCTCACCGCCCCGGCGGTGATCGACAACATCGTCGGCTTCCTGGACGAGGCCCGTACCGAGGCCCGTACCGGGGGCCCGGCCGACGGCCGTGCGGGAGCCGGCGCGGGAGCCAGGGACGGCGCCGAGGCCGCCGCGGGGGCCGCCACCGGCTGA
- a CDS encoding pirin family protein, with the protein MPAVTVDNPLTLPRVATPDPAANTPRPVLTVVTAPEGFEGEGFPVRRAFAKINTKYLDPFIMMDQMGEVEYGVGEPKGTPWHPHRGFETVTYLIDGEFIHKDSHGGGGHLGGGDTQWMTAGSGILHIETPPESLVATGGLFHGIQLWVNLPASDKMTAPRYQDIHGGHVKLLSTPDGGAILRLIAGELDGHQGPGATHTPITLLHASITPGAQVTIPWRRDFNALAYVLNGDGKVGAEGRPVHTGQATVFGEGDTLTISADLKQDSRHPNLDVIVLGGQPIREPVAWYGPFVMNSHRELEQAMKDFQSGSFGHPID; encoded by the coding sequence ATGCCCGCCGTGACCGTCGACAACCCGCTGACCCTCCCGCGCGTCGCCACCCCCGACCCCGCAGCCAACACGCCGCGGCCGGTCCTCACGGTGGTCACCGCCCCCGAGGGCTTCGAAGGCGAGGGCTTCCCCGTCCGCCGCGCCTTCGCGAAGATCAACACCAAGTACCTCGACCCGTTCATCATGATGGACCAGATGGGCGAGGTGGAGTACGGCGTCGGGGAGCCCAAGGGCACGCCCTGGCACCCGCACCGCGGCTTCGAGACGGTCACCTACCTGATCGACGGCGAGTTCATCCACAAGGACTCGCACGGCGGCGGCGGCCACCTCGGCGGCGGCGACACCCAGTGGATGACGGCCGGCTCCGGCATCCTGCACATCGAGACCCCGCCGGAGTCGCTGGTCGCCACCGGCGGCCTCTTCCACGGCATCCAGCTCTGGGTCAACCTGCCGGCCTCCGACAAGATGACCGCCCCGCGCTACCAGGACATCCACGGCGGGCACGTCAAGCTGCTCTCCACCCCCGACGGCGGCGCGATCCTGCGCCTGATCGCCGGCGAGCTGGACGGCCACCAGGGCCCCGGGGCCACCCACACCCCGATCACCCTGCTGCACGCCTCGATCACCCCCGGCGCGCAGGTCACCATCCCCTGGCGGCGGGACTTCAACGCCCTCGCGTACGTCCTGAACGGCGACGGCAAGGTGGGCGCCGAGGGCCGCCCGGTGCACACCGGACAGGCGACGGTCTTCGGCGAGGGCGACACCCTCACCATCTCCGCCGACCTCAAGCAGGACTCCCGGCACCCCAACCTGGACGTGATCGTCCTGGGCGGGCAGCCGATCCGGGAGCCGGTGGCCTGGTACGGGCCGTTCGTGATGAACAGCCACCGCGAGCTGGAGCAGGCCATGAAGGACTTCCAGTCCGGCTCCTTCGGCCACCCGATCGACTGA
- a CDS encoding peptidoglycan-binding protein: MFGRAQQSTGGTVDGVPDRRPVADPLAAPDADPLAEADAEPDAVDAGPTGADRAGSEPAGGLSRSARRRRILLAVAAAAALVSVGGLAASSLIKSPAERAARTAPPPATVLTAAATMQVLNPSVVLRGTVYPPTQYDVTPVSASAEITRLYVSGLDVKAGDQVVAGRLLAEVSGQPLFALAGAVPAYRDLKPGGTGPDIAELQDALAALGLPARGDDRGEFGAGTARAVTDFYARLGHPVPTTGAVTQQAVDTARKAADTAQQSVDTLAAGRKAAAGATADPSAAPAGPGAGATGPGLDQQLATAKKELTAARAALAKAESLNGPMVPAAHVVFLPAFPATVTAVNGSVGSPVSGPLLSLTSGGLSLTGQLTQAQAAAVRPGMPVEVLSEAGNTTVTGTVGGLGAPTTVAPAGKVIPIGGAGGGAGDPGSTAGGAAAGQGAGGGGGKAGPAGGPLYVPLTVTPNAPLPAGLNGQNVRITVLKGTSEVPVLTVPVAAVFTTSAGRTSVTRVDTAGLRSTLAVTLGATDKGFVGVTPADGGELKAGDLVVVGQ; the protein is encoded by the coding sequence TTGTTCGGGCGCGCGCAGCAGAGCACCGGCGGCACCGTGGACGGAGTGCCGGACCGGCGGCCCGTTGCGGACCCCCTCGCGGCACCCGACGCGGACCCCCTCGCGGAGGCCGACGCGGAACCCGACGCCGTGGACGCCGGCCCGACGGGCGCCGACCGGGCTGGCTCCGAGCCGGCCGGCGGGCTGTCCCGGTCGGCCCGCCGGCGGCGGATCCTGCTGGCGGTGGCCGCCGCCGCGGCACTCGTCTCGGTCGGCGGGCTGGCGGCCTCCTCGCTGATCAAGTCCCCCGCCGAGCGGGCCGCCCGCACGGCCCCGCCGCCCGCCACGGTGCTGACGGCGGCCGCGACCATGCAGGTGCTCAACCCCTCGGTGGTGCTCCGCGGCACGGTGTACCCGCCGACCCAGTACGACGTCACCCCGGTCTCGGCCTCCGCCGAGATCACCCGGCTGTACGTGTCCGGGCTGGACGTGAAGGCCGGCGACCAGGTGGTGGCCGGCCGGCTGCTGGCCGAGGTGTCGGGGCAGCCGCTGTTCGCCCTGGCCGGGGCGGTGCCTGCGTACCGCGACCTCAAGCCGGGCGGCACCGGCCCCGACATCGCGGAGCTGCAGGACGCGCTGGCGGCGCTCGGCCTGCCCGCGCGCGGCGACGACAGGGGTGAGTTCGGCGCGGGCACCGCGCGGGCGGTGACCGACTTCTACGCCCGGCTGGGCCACCCGGTACCGACCACCGGGGCGGTCACCCAGCAGGCGGTGGACACGGCGCGGAAGGCGGCGGACACCGCCCAGCAGAGCGTGGACACGCTGGCCGCCGGGCGGAAGGCGGCCGCCGGCGCCACCGCCGACCCGTCCGCCGCACCCGCCGGGCCGGGGGCCGGCGCCACCGGGCCCGGCCTCGACCAGCAGCTGGCCACCGCGAAGAAGGAGCTGACCGCCGCCAGGGCAGCCCTGGCCAAGGCGGAGTCCCTGAACGGCCCGATGGTGCCGGCGGCCCACGTGGTCTTCCTGCCGGCCTTCCCCGCGACCGTCACGGCCGTCAACGGCTCGGTCGGCTCGCCGGTCTCGGGCCCGCTGCTCTCCCTCACCAGCGGCGGCCTGTCGCTGACCGGGCAGCTCACCCAGGCGCAGGCCGCGGCGGTACGGCCCGGCATGCCGGTGGAGGTGCTCTCGGAGGCCGGCAACACCACGGTCACCGGCACGGTCGGGGGGCTGGGCGCGCCGACCACGGTGGCGCCGGCGGGCAAGGTGATCCCGATCGGGGGCGCGGGCGGCGGGGCGGGCGACCCGGGCAGCACCGCCGGCGGCGCGGCGGCCGGCCAGGGTGCCGGCGGGGGCGGCGGGAAGGCCGGCCCGGCGGGCGGCCCCCTGTACGTGCCGCTGACCGTCACGCCGAACGCCCCGCTGCCGGCCGGGCTGAACGGCCAGAACGTCCGGATCACCGTCCTCAAGGGCACCTCCGAGGTGCCGGTGCTGACCGTGCCGGTGGCCGCGGTCTTCACCACCTCGGCGGGCCGGACGTCGGTGACCCGGGTCGACACGGCGGGCCTGCGCAGCACGCTGGCCGTCACCCTGGGCGCCACCGACAAGGGTTTCGTGGGGGTGACCCCGGCCGACGGCGGCGAGCTCAAGGCCGGTGACCTGGTGGTGGTCGGGCAGTGA
- a CDS encoding SseB family protein has translation MYGYDQTAYPSDPYQQAGPQPGMNGMPGAGPYGEQPQAAPQQSLYPEPSPPSLADAVRAFTTGSMAVEDFQAIFITSKVHCPRGDRPGFLALHNTPTPVIPMFSSLKELRRYAGKESKHFSVSGAEVLDLLPTGYGFALDMEGEHRMVFDAKAVEQMVDFTMRRMYG, from the coding sequence GTGTACGGCTATGACCAGACCGCATACCCGAGCGACCCCTACCAGCAGGCGGGGCCGCAGCCGGGGATGAACGGCATGCCCGGCGCCGGCCCGTACGGCGAGCAGCCGCAGGCCGCGCCGCAGCAGTCCCTGTACCCGGAGCCCTCCCCGCCCTCGCTGGCGGACGCGGTCCGGGCCTTCACCACCGGCTCGATGGCGGTGGAGGACTTCCAGGCCATCTTCATCACCTCCAAGGTGCACTGCCCGCGCGGCGACCGGCCGGGCTTCCTCGCCCTGCACAACACCCCCACGCCGGTGATCCCGATGTTCAGCTCGCTGAAGGAGCTGCGCCGCTACGCCGGCAAGGAGTCCAAGCACTTCAGCGTCTCCGGCGCCGAGGTGCTGGACCTGCTGCCGACCGGGTACGGCTTCGCCCTGGACATGGAGGGCGAGCACCGGATGGTGTTCGACGCCAAGGCCGTGGAGCAGATGGTGGACTTCACCATGCGGCGGATGTACGGCTGA
- a CDS encoding ABC transporter permease, which produces MARSLLPGPGSRLGLRDLFAEALSGTLQRPGRTALTMLGTVLGIGAFVAVLGLTATASGQIGEQFNLTRATTVTAGDHPSGEGLPAGVNPPTSFPADTDARLARIDGVRAGGVWWPVPAVPPMAATPTGPDAGQGLALLAATPGAVAAMEPTMVAGVPFDPYVQDSRQPVVLLSSAAAQRLGVSRLDAQPAVFIGGIPYTVIGVYSDVRRRPEALLGVIVPASTALERFGSPPSGGDQGTRALVSTRVGAAGVVAGQLPLALRPDAPEAFTVVPPPDPHSLQDRVTSDLTGLFLALAAICLLVGAVGIANTTLVAVLERTEEIGLRRSLGARTRHIAGQFLTESTALGTLGGLVGTGLGVVTVLAVAAAREWTAVLQPAATLPAPLIGSVVGLLAGLYPALRAARTDPLKALRSG; this is translated from the coding sequence ATGGCCAGGAGCCTCCTGCCGGGGCCCGGCTCCCGGCTCGGCCTGCGCGACCTGTTCGCCGAGGCCCTGTCGGGCACCCTGCAACGACCCGGACGGACGGCGCTGACCATGCTCGGCACGGTGCTCGGCATCGGCGCCTTCGTGGCGGTGCTCGGGCTGACGGCCACCGCCTCGGGGCAGATCGGCGAGCAGTTCAACCTGACCAGGGCGACCACGGTGACGGCCGGCGACCACCCCTCGGGGGAGGGCCTGCCGGCCGGCGTCAACCCGCCGACCAGCTTTCCGGCGGACACCGATGCCCGGCTGGCCCGGATCGACGGGGTGCGGGCGGGCGGGGTCTGGTGGCCCGTCCCCGCCGTCCCGCCGATGGCCGCCACCCCCACCGGGCCGGACGCCGGGCAGGGGCTGGCCCTGCTGGCCGCCACCCCGGGGGCGGTGGCGGCGATGGAGCCGACGATGGTCGCCGGGGTCCCCTTCGACCCGTACGTGCAGGACTCCCGTCAGCCGGTGGTGCTGCTCAGTTCGGCCGCCGCCCAGCGGCTCGGGGTGAGCCGGCTGGACGCCCAGCCGGCGGTCTTCATCGGCGGGATCCCGTACACCGTGATCGGGGTCTACTCGGACGTGCGGCGCCGGCCTGAGGCGCTGCTCGGGGTGATCGTCCCGGCGTCCACCGCGCTGGAGCGCTTCGGCAGTCCCCCGTCCGGGGGCGATCAGGGCACCCGGGCGCTGGTGTCGACCCGGGTGGGGGCGGCCGGGGTGGTGGCCGGGCAGCTGCCGCTCGCGCTGCGCCCGGACGCGCCGGAGGCGTTCACGGTGGTGCCGCCGCCGGACCCGCACAGCCTGCAGGACCGGGTGACCTCGGACCTGACCGGCCTCTTCCTGGCGCTGGCGGCGATCTGCCTGCTGGTCGGCGCGGTCGGGATCGCCAACACCACGCTGGTGGCGGTGCTGGAGCGCACCGAGGAGATCGGGCTGCGCCGCTCGCTGGGGGCCAGGACCCGGCACATCGCCGGGCAGTTCCTGACCGAGTCGACGGCGCTGGGCACGCTCGGCGGGCTGGTCGGCACGGGATTGGGAGTGGTGACGGTGCTCGCGGTGGCCGCGGCGCGGGAGTGGACGGCGGTGCTGCAGCCGGCGGCCACCCTGCCGGCCCCGCTGATCGGCAGCGTGGTCGGGCTGCTGGCCGGCCTGTACCCGGCCCTGCGGGCTGCCCGGACGGATCCGCTGAAGGCGCTGCGCAGCGGCTGA
- a CDS encoding DUF5302 domain-containing protein produces the protein MTSDTSEAAETEQAATAQTPETEAPAQDDVKAKFLAALERKHGNRSDAAGGGPGADGKIHGTHGAAGGKRNFRRKSGG, from the coding sequence ATGACCAGCGACACGAGCGAAGCAGCGGAGACCGAACAGGCCGCGACGGCGCAGACGCCCGAGACCGAGGCGCCCGCCCAGGACGACGTCAAGGCGAAGTTCCTCGCCGCGCTTGAGCGCAAGCACGGCAACCGGTCGGACGCGGCCGGCGGCGGCCCGGGCGCCGACGGGAAGATCCACGGCACCCACGGCGCGGCCGGCGGCAAGCGCAACTTCCGTCGCAAGAGCGGCGGCTGA
- a CDS encoding acyl-CoA dehydrogenase translates to MGHYKSNLRDVEFNLFEVFGRDQVYGTGPFADMDVETAKNILSEIARLAENDLAASFVDADRNPPVFDPETNTAPVPASFKKSYQTFMDAEWWRLGIPEAIGGQVTPSSLIWAFAEQILGSNPAIWMYSSGPAFAGVVHEEGTEEQAKVAQRMVDRQWGATMVLTEPDAGSDVGAGRTKAIKQEDGSWHIEGVKRFITSGEHDMSENIIHLVLARPEGGKLGTKGLGLYIVPKYDFDWETGELGERNGVYATNVEHKMGLKASNTCEMTFGAKHPAKGWLLGETVDGIRQMFKIIEFARMMVGTKAIATLSTGYLNALEYAKERVQGADISNFLDKAAPRVTITNHPDVRRSLMTQKAYAEGMRALVLLTASTQDDVLAARLRGEHDEAAERLNDLLLPIVKGYGSEKSYEQLAQSLQTFGGSGYLQEYPIEQYIRDAKIDTLYEGTTAIQGLDFFFRKIVKDGGQALTAVSEQIQKFLGAAEGGDALATERELLAKAAGDLEAIVGKMLADLSSVEQDVKNMYKVGLNSTRLLMVSGDVVIGWLLLRQAAVALAKLEAGASEKDVAFYQGKVAAARFFARNILPTITPQRVIAEGVDNEIMDLAEEAF, encoded by the coding sequence ATGGGTCACTACAAGTCCAACCTGCGGGATGTGGAGTTCAACCTCTTCGAGGTGTTCGGCCGCGACCAGGTGTACGGCACCGGTCCGTTCGCCGACATGGACGTCGAGACCGCGAAGAACATCCTCAGCGAGATCGCACGCCTCGCCGAGAACGACCTCGCCGCGTCCTTCGTCGACGCCGACCGCAACCCGCCGGTCTTCGACCCGGAGACCAACACCGCGCCGGTTCCGGCCTCCTTCAAGAAGAGCTACCAGACCTTCATGGACGCCGAGTGGTGGCGCCTGGGCATCCCGGAGGCCATCGGCGGCCAGGTCACCCCGTCCTCGCTGATCTGGGCCTTCGCCGAGCAGATCCTCGGCTCGAACCCGGCCATCTGGATGTACTCCTCCGGCCCGGCCTTCGCCGGCGTCGTCCACGAGGAGGGCACCGAGGAGCAGGCCAAGGTCGCCCAGCGCATGGTCGACCGCCAGTGGGGCGCCACCATGGTGCTGACCGAGCCCGACGCGGGCTCCGACGTCGGCGCCGGCCGCACCAAGGCGATCAAGCAGGAGGACGGCTCCTGGCACATCGAGGGCGTCAAGCGCTTCATCACCTCGGGCGAGCACGACATGTCCGAGAACATCATCCACCTGGTGCTGGCCCGCCCCGAGGGCGGCAAGCTCGGCACCAAGGGCCTGGGCCTCTACATCGTGCCCAAGTACGACTTCGACTGGGAGACCGGCGAGCTCGGCGAGCGCAACGGCGTCTACGCCACCAACGTCGAGCACAAGATGGGCCTGAAGGCCTCCAACACGTGCGAGATGACCTTCGGCGCCAAGCACCCGGCCAAGGGCTGGCTGCTCGGCGAGACCGTCGACGGCATCCGCCAGATGTTCAAGATCATCGAGTTCGCCCGGATGATGGTCGGCACGAAGGCCATCGCCACCCTCTCCACCGGCTACCTGAACGCGCTGGAGTACGCCAAGGAGCGCGTGCAGGGCGCCGACATCTCCAACTTCCTGGACAAGGCCGCCCCCCGGGTCACCATCACCAACCACCCGGACGTCCGCCGCTCGCTGATGACCCAGAAGGCCTACGCCGAGGGCATGCGCGCGCTCGTCCTGCTCACCGCCTCCACCCAGGACGACGTCCTCGCCGCCCGCCTGCGCGGCGAGCACGACGAGGCCGCCGAGCGCCTCAACGACCTGCTGCTGCCGATCGTCAAGGGCTACGGCTCGGAGAAGTCGTACGAGCAGCTCGCCCAGTCCCTGCAGACCTTCGGCGGCTCCGGCTACCTGCAGGAGTACCCGATCGAGCAGTACATCCGGGACGCCAAGATCGACACCCTCTACGAGGGCACCACCGCGATCCAGGGCCTGGACTTCTTCTTCCGCAAGATCGTCAAGGACGGCGGCCAGGCCCTCACCGCCGTCTCCGAGCAGATCCAGAAGTTCCTCGGCGCGGCCGAGGGCGGCGACGCCCTCGCCACCGAGCGCGAGCTGCTCGCCAAGGCCGCCGGCGACCTGGAGGCGATCGTCGGCAAGATGCTCGCCGACCTGTCCTCGGTCGAGCAGGACGTCAAGAACATGTACAAGGTGGGCCTCAACAGCACCCGCCTGCTCATGGTCTCGGGCGACGTCGTCATCGGCTGGCTGCTGCTGCGCCAGGCCGCCGTCGCGCTCGCCAAGCTGGAGGCCGGCGCCTCGGAGAAGGACGTCGCCTTCTACCAGGGCAAGGTCGCCGCCGCCCGCTTCTTCGCCCGCAACATCCTGCCGACCATCACCCCGCAGCGGGTGATCGCCGAGGGCGTCGACAACGAGATCATGGACCTCGCGGAGGAGGCGTTCTAA
- a CDS encoding M18 family aminopeptidase gives MSTAARQAFFDRTHTDDLIAFLGSSPSPYHAVASAAQRLEKVGFRQVSETDAWDGTTGGRYVVRGGALIAWYVPQGAGPQTPFRVVGTHTDSPNLRVKPVPDTGSAGWRQVAVEIYGGVPLNTWLDRDLGLSGRLALRDGSVRLVQIDEPLLRVPQLAIHLDRQVNDGLKLDKQRHLTPIWGLGPTDEGSLIEYVAERAGVPADDIVGWDLMTHDVQPPSYLGRDRELLAGPRLDNLLSVHAATAALAATAAAAAEGAELPYIPVLAAFDHEETGSESDTGAQGPLLGNVLERSVHARGGSPEDRARALAGTVCLSSDMGHAVHPNYSERHEPGHHPMPNGGPILKVNVNNRYATDAVGRAVFAAACERAGVPWQTFVSNNAMPCGTTIGPITAARLGITTVDCGIAALSMHSARELCGADDPFLLAGAIKAFLEG, from the coding sequence ATGTCGACCGCCGCCCGCCAGGCCTTCTTCGACCGGACGCACACCGATGACCTGATCGCCTTCCTCGGTTCCTCACCGTCGCCCTACCACGCGGTGGCGAGTGCGGCGCAGCGACTGGAGAAGGTCGGCTTCCGCCAGGTCTCCGAGACCGACGCCTGGGACGGGACGACCGGCGGCCGGTACGTCGTCAGAGGCGGTGCGCTGATCGCCTGGTACGTGCCGCAGGGGGCCGGCCCGCAGACCCCGTTCCGGGTGGTCGGCACCCACACCGACTCGCCCAACCTGCGGGTCAAGCCGGTGCCCGACACCGGCTCGGCGGGGTGGCGGCAGGTGGCGGTGGAGATCTACGGCGGGGTCCCGCTGAACACCTGGCTCGACCGGGACCTCGGCCTCTCCGGCCGGCTGGCCCTGCGGGACGGCAGCGTGCGGCTGGTCCAGATCGACGAGCCGCTGCTGCGGGTGCCGCAGCTGGCGATCCACCTCGACCGCCAGGTCAACGACGGTCTCAAGCTGGACAAGCAGCGCCACCTGACCCCGATCTGGGGCCTCGGCCCGACCGACGAGGGATCGCTGATCGAGTACGTCGCCGAGCGGGCCGGCGTTCCGGCGGACGACATCGTCGGCTGGGACCTGATGACCCATGACGTCCAGCCGCCGTCCTACCTGGGCCGGGACCGCGAGCTGCTGGCCGGCCCCCGGCTGGACAACCTGCTGTCGGTGCACGCGGCCACCGCCGCGCTGGCCGCCACCGCCGCGGCCGCGGCCGAGGGCGCCGAGCTGCCGTACATCCCGGTGCTGGCCGCCTTCGACCACGAGGAGACCGGCAGCGAGTCGGACACCGGCGCCCAGGGCCCGCTGCTCGGCAACGTGCTGGAGCGCAGCGTGCACGCGCGCGGCGGCAGCCCGGAGGACCGCGCCCGCGCGCTGGCCGGCACGGTCTGCCTGTCCTCCGACATGGGCCACGCCGTGCACCCCAACTACAGCGAGCGGCACGAGCCGGGCCACCACCCGATGCCCAACGGCGGGCCGATCCTCAAGGTCAACGTCAACAACCGGTACGCGACGGACGCCGTCGGCCGGGCGGTCTTCGCCGCCGCCTGCGAGCGGGCCGGCGTGCCGTGGCAGACCTTCGTCTCCAACAACGCGATGCCCTGCGGCACCACGATCGGCCCGATCACCGCGGCCCGGCTCGGCATCACCACGGTGGACTGCGGGATCGCCGCCCTGTCCATGCACTCGGCCCGCGAGCTCTGCGGCGCCGACGACCCGTTCCTGCTGGCCGGCGCGATCAAGGCCTTCCTGGAGGGCTGA
- a CDS encoding ABC transporter ATP-binding protein, which yields MIRLAGVGRSFPGPPPVTALHPSDLEIRRGEYVAVTGPSGSGKSTLLHLLGLLDTPSTGRYELDGIDTARLGDRDRSTLRGQRIGFVFQSFHLLAHRTAEENVLLAQLYNRTPRARRRTAAREALARVGLAHRTQALPSTLSGGERQRVAIARALVNRPSLLLCDEPTGNLDSANAQAVLTRFDDLHAQGYTLVVITHDPVVAARAQRSVRIGDGRLSEPTAPAVEG from the coding sequence GTGATCAGGCTGGCCGGCGTCGGCCGGAGCTTCCCCGGACCGCCGCCGGTCACCGCGCTGCACCCGTCCGACCTGGAGATCCGCCGGGGGGAGTACGTGGCGGTGACCGGCCCGTCCGGCTCCGGCAAGTCCACCCTGCTGCACCTGCTGGGCCTGCTCGACACCCCCAGCACCGGCCGCTACGAACTCGACGGGATCGACACCGCCCGGCTCGGCGACCGGGACCGTTCGACCCTGCGCGGGCAACGGATCGGCTTCGTCTTCCAGTCCTTCCACCTGCTGGCCCACCGCACGGCGGAGGAGAACGTCCTGCTCGCCCAGCTCTACAACCGCACCCCGCGCGCCCGCCGCCGGACCGCCGCCCGCGAGGCCCTGGCCCGGGTCGGCCTGGCGCACCGCACCCAGGCACTGCCGAGCACGCTCTCCGGCGGCGAGCGGCAGCGGGTGGCGATCGCCCGCGCGCTGGTGAACCGTCCGAGCCTGCTGCTCTGCGACGAGCCGACCGGCAATCTGGACTCGGCCAACGCGCAGGCCGTGCTGACCCGGTTCGACGACCTGCACGCGCAGGGCTACACCCTCGTGGTGATCACCCACGACCCCGTCGTGGCGGCCCGCGCGCAGCGTTCGGTGCGGATCGGCGACGGCCGGCTCAGCGAGCCGACCGCGCCGGCCGTGGAGGGCTGA
- a CDS encoding protein phosphatase 2C domain-containing protein produces the protein MHVQLAGEPQEPGRESEDFAVASSEALVLLDGSSSPEAMESGCRHGTPWFVRRLGVHLLARLTDRADRSIAECLADAIAETAALHGGRCDLGHHNTPAAMVVAARRHGASLEYLVLGDSLLVLQYKDGPPRVIGDNQRFPDGEELRRRIWTTVPGSEEREELHLRYALAVRAARNSGNGPWIAAASPKAAGHAETGFVPLEDLRAVAAVSDGASRFTERFGLGSWSDALQLLAESGPAELIAQVRAVERADAGCERWPRGKAHDDASALYARI, from the coding sequence ATGCACGTACAGCTCGCAGGGGAACCGCAGGAGCCGGGCCGGGAGAGCGAGGACTTCGCCGTGGCCTCCTCGGAGGCGCTGGTGCTGCTCGACGGGTCGAGCTCGCCGGAGGCGATGGAGTCGGGGTGCCGGCACGGCACCCCGTGGTTCGTGCGCAGACTCGGGGTGCACCTGCTGGCCCGGCTGACCGACCGCGCCGACCGCTCGATCGCGGAGTGCCTGGCCGACGCCATCGCGGAGACGGCCGCACTGCACGGCGGGCGCTGCGACCTGGGGCACCACAACACGCCGGCCGCCATGGTGGTGGCCGCCCGCCGGCACGGAGCCTCGCTGGAGTACCTGGTGCTCGGCGACTCGCTGCTGGTCCTCCAGTACAAGGACGGCCCGCCGAGGGTGATCGGCGACAACCAGCGCTTCCCGGACGGGGAGGAACTGCGCCGGCGGATCTGGACGACGGTGCCCGGCTCCGAGGAGCGCGAGGAGCTGCACCTGCGGTACGCGCTGGCCGTCCGGGCGGCCCGCAACAGCGGGAACGGGCCGTGGATCGCGGCGGCCTCGCCGAAGGCGGCCGGCCACGCGGAGACCGGCTTCGTCCCGCTGGAGGACCTGCGGGCGGTCGCCGCCGTCTCGGACGGCGCCTCCCGGTTCACCGAGCGGTTCGGCCTCGGCAGCTGGTCGGACGCCCTGCAACTGCTCGCCGAGTCGGGCCCGGCCGAGCTGATCGCGCAGGTCAGGGCGGTGGAGCGGGCCGATGCCGGGTGCGAGCGCTGGCCGCGCGGCAAGGCGCACGACGACGCCTCGGCCCTGTACGCCAGGATCTGA